One Vibrio taketomensis DNA window includes the following coding sequences:
- the motX gene encoding flagellar protein MotX, producing MKLRTVAASLMMSLYATFSYANVADVGAPVPIYSEAELIKLIEQNKHLERVKADNCQLVEDIVARATRINLPSYEFLYGDMLAWGVCVDQDVELGLYYMENAAHQGLPTALEQLGRYYSRGTFVQQDKERAIPYLREAAAMGNLNARIHLAELLLRDYGSPLDYEDAYRWLYNSVTADQRQYKRISRLRQGLEQRMPENIIARAKRRDTFW from the coding sequence ATGAAGCTACGAACAGTAGCAGCTTCGTTGATGATGTCACTGTATGCGACCTTTAGTTACGCTAACGTAGCGGATGTGGGGGCGCCAGTGCCGATATATTCCGAAGCTGAACTAATTAAACTGATCGAACAGAATAAACATTTGGAGCGCGTCAAAGCCGACAACTGCCAATTGGTGGAAGATATTGTTGCGCGTGCGACTCGCATCAACTTACCGTCATATGAATTTTTATATGGCGATATGTTGGCGTGGGGGGTATGTGTCGATCAGGATGTTGAGCTTGGCCTGTACTACATGGAAAATGCTGCGCATCAGGGCCTGCCAACCGCGCTTGAGCAACTTGGCCGCTATTACTCACGTGGAACGTTTGTTCAACAAGATAAAGAACGCGCGATCCCTTATTTACGAGAAGCGGCTGCAATGGGCAACCTCAATGCCCGTATCCATTTAGCAGAATTATTGCTGCGTGATTATGGTAGTCCGCTTGATTACGAAGATGCTTATCGCTGGCTGTATAACTCCGTGACTGCCGACCAGCGTCAATACAAGCGAATTTCGCGACTGCGCCAAGGTTTAGAGCAACGGATGCCGGAAAATATTATCGCTCGCGCGAAACGTCGCGATACGTTCTGGTAA